In a single window of the Acyrthosiphon pisum isolate AL4f chromosome X, pea_aphid_22Mar2018_4r6ur, whole genome shotgun sequence genome:
- the LOC100573943 gene encoding putative nuclease HARBI1 has protein sequence MEDIGLPSNKPKSILELENIIKYIDEVKFLVTVHFYAQGSYQRGLDGNSILNISQPSVSRSISSVTNAINQRLLRRWVKFPMTAVERQKGREKFEAAPQPFESTLGAIDCTHINILAPVVHEGAYVNHHGNHSLNVQAIVDSDLKILNINARYPGARNDSYIWSTSAVRRGMEFHYNNGERRTWLIGDAGYPLEPWLMTPLPHYQEGTREFEYTKNLCKARNVVERFFGVFKRCLSYQRVLMYAPDKAGRIVNACATLHNMRIHYNLPIPEEELAGEQIGQNIYENIEIPNIDQQGGPRAVAKRIQRHILDQYDHLRDGEVED, from the exons ATGGAGGATATTGGTTTGCCTTCTAACAAACCTAAAAGTATATtagaattagaaaatattatcaagtatattGACGAGGTTAAA ttccTAGTTACTGTTCATTTTTACGCACAAGGTAGTTACCAAAGAGGTTTGGATGGTAATTCTATCCTTAACATAAGCCAGCCATCTGTAAGTCGGTCTATTAGTAGTGTGACCAATGCTATTAACCAGCGTCTTTTGAGACGGTGGGTAAAATTCCCAATGACTGCAGTTGAACGACAAAAGGGTAGAGAAAAATTTGAAGCTGCACCCCAACCATTTGAAAGTACTTTAGGAGCAATTGATTGTACCCACATCAATATTCTCGCTCCAGTTGTCCATGAAGGGGCATATGTTAACCACCATGGCAATCATTCGCTCAACGTTCAAGCA attgTTGACTcggatttgaaaattttgaacatAAATGCAAGGTACCCTGGAGCTCGCAACGACTCATATATATGGAGTACGTCTGCCGTACGACGTGGAATGGAATTTCATTATAACAATGGAGAACGTCGTACATGGTTAATTG GTGATGCTGGATACCCATTAGAACCATGGCTCATGACACCATTACCTCATTATCAGGAAGGGACACGTGAATTTGAATACACCAAAAATCTTTGTAAGGCTAGAAATGTGGTAGAACGATTTTTTGGTGTATTTAAAAGGTGTCTTTCCTATCAAAGAGTACTTATGTATGCTCCTGATAAAGCAGGTAGAATTGTAAATGCTTGTGCTACTCTACATAATATGCGAATCCATTATAATTTACCAATCCCTGAAGAAGAGTTAGCTGGTGAACAAATTGGCCAAAACATATATGAAAACATAGAAATACCAAATATTGATCAACAAGGTGGACCCAGAGCGGTGGCTAAAAGAATTCAAAGACATATTTTAGATCAGTATGATCATTTAAGAGATGGGGAAGTGgaagattaa